The Maritimibacter sp. DP1N21-5 DNA window CCGCGGTCACCGATGCCGTGCGCGTGGCCAATGCCGCCTATCAGCGGGACGGGGGGCTTGCGGGCGTGTCCACGGGGCTGATCGACCTCGACAAGAAGCTCGGGGGCCTGCACCGCTCGGACCTCCTGATCCTCGCCGGTCGTCCGTCGATGGGGAAGACCTCGCTCGCCACCAACATCGCCTTCAACGTGGCCAAGGCCTACAAGCGCGGGAAAAAGCCCGACGGGACCGAGGGGGCCGTGAACGGCGGCGTCGTGGGCTTCTTCTCGCTCGAAATGAGCGCCGAGCAGCTGGCCGCACGGATCCTGTCCGAGGCCGCCGAAGTGCCGTCCGAGAACATCCGGCGCGGCGACATGACCGAGCCCGAATTCCGGCGCTTCGTGGATGCCGCCAAGCAGCTCGAAAGTTGCCCGCTCTTCATCGACGACACGCCCGCCCTGCCCATCGCACAGGTGGCGGCGCGGGCGCGGCGTCTGAAGCGCGAACATGGACTCGACGTGCTCATGGTCGACTACCTCCAGCTTCTGCGTGGTCATGGCCGCACCGACAACCGGGTGCAGGAAATCGCGGAAATCTCGATGGGCCTCAAGGCCATCGCCAAGGAGTTGGACATCCCTGTCGTCGCCCTCTCCCAGCTCAGCCGTCAGGTGGAAAGCCGCGACGACAAGCGCCCGCAGCTCTCGGACCTGCGCGAATCCGGGTCGATCGAGCAGGACGCCGACGTGGTCATGTTCGTGTTCCGCGAGGAATATTACGTGGAACGGGAAAAGCCCTCGGACGACCGTCTGGACGAAATGGCCGCCTGGCAGGAGCGGATGGAGCGTCTGCATGGTCGCGCCGAGGTCATCATCGGCAAGCAGCGTCACGGGCCCATCGGCTCGGTCGATCTGAGCTTCGAGGGCCGTTTCACGCGCTTCGGCAACCTGATCCAGCCTTGGCAGAACGGTGGCGGCAGCGGTGACGACTACTGAGATCGCGCTGGCCGTCGCGGCCGGGGTTGCGGCGGCGCTTCTTGCGCTACGGATCTGGCGCCGGCCCCGCCGACAATACATCCTGATCGACGGGTCGAACGTCATGTACTGGCGCAACGAGACGCCCGACATACGGACGGTGAAAGCGGTGGTCGACACCCTGGAACGTGCCGGATACCGGCCGGGGGTGATATTCGACGCGAACGCAGGTCACATCCTGATCGGTCGCTACATGCACGACGAGGGCTTCGCCATGCACCTTGGCCTGCCGTCCGAACGGGTGATGGTGGTGCCGAAGGGCACGCAGGCAGATGCTTACCTGCTTGAGGCCAGGCGCGACATGGGTGCAAAGATCGTCACCAACGACCGTTTCCGTGACTGGGCGGACCGATTTCCTGAAGTCGCCGAGCCGGGCACTCTGGTGCGCGGCAAGATGGTCGGCCGTAAGCTGACACTGGACCTGTAGCGCCGAGGGCGGCTCGCGGGGGGTTACGCCGCCTTCACGGGGCGATCCGCACGTGATCGGACACCATCGTGTAATCCTTGCGCGGTCCGCGCACGATCCACGTCGCGCGCCAGTCCGGCCAGTGAGAGAAGTCATAGACAACCTCATAGGCGTCCGGGTCGCACCAATGCCAGGCGGTCGGGCCCTGGCCCTCGACGATGGAATGGAAGGGGCGCTCGTCTTCGAAGAGCACGTCGATCCCGGTCTCTCCCGCCCGCCAAAGGTAGCTCCGCGTCGCGGCCATCGGCTTCAGACCATCGAAGATCAGCTCGCCCGCCTCCCGGCAGAGAAGGCCCTGCCCGTCCAGGACCCGTCCGTCCGGCACGAAGCTGACCACGCCCTCGAAGCGGCCATTGCGGCCGGCGGCGCGGTCCTTGATCTGGCGCGCGACACGCCATCGGCCTTCGAAGTCGTCGAGCTCCATAGCAACTTGCCCCTCAGTTGCATCCTGTCTAT harbors:
- a CDS encoding replicative DNA helicase: MNEVARIGEVKKESGDEIDALLPQNIEAEQQLLGAILTNNEVYDRIAQIIKPEHFYEPVHQRIFTRAMERITKNALASPVTLKPFFEDDEGMKELGGVQYLVRLAGAAISSFAARDYAQLIYEMHQRRELIKLGGDIAAKARAYDVDLEPGEQITQAEQQLYKLAETGGATTGFQSFLSAVTDAVRVANAAYQRDGGLAGVSTGLIDLDKKLGGLHRSDLLILAGRPSMGKTSLATNIAFNVAKAYKRGKKPDGTEGAVNGGVVGFFSLEMSAEQLAARILSEAAEVPSENIRRGDMTEPEFRRFVDAAKQLESCPLFIDDTPALPIAQVAARARRLKREHGLDVLMVDYLQLLRGHGRTDNRVQEIAEISMGLKAIAKELDIPVVALSQLSRQVESRDDKRPQLSDLRESGSIEQDADVVMFVFREEYYVEREKPSDDRLDEMAAWQERMERLHGRAEVIIGKQRHGPIGSVDLSFEGRFTRFGNLIQPWQNGGGSGDDY
- a CDS encoding DUF6314 family protein, with the protein product MELDDFEGRWRVARQIKDRAAGRNGRFEGVVSFVPDGRVLDGQGLLCREAGELIFDGLKPMAATRSYLWRAGETGIDVLFEDERPFHSIVEGQGPTAWHWCDPDAYEVVYDFSHWPDWRATWIVRGPRKDYTMVSDHVRIAP